The genome window CGAGTAATCTCAACGAACACCACGAACCACCACCGTATTGCCCCTCTTCTCGCCGACCACTTTGACTTCCACAACCTGTCCCTCGTGATTCAGATCGTAAAATATCCGATACTTCTCGACCCGCAATTCCCACTCACTCGTGACATTCGGCCCTAGCTCCTTTCGATTACGCGCCTCGCCTACGGGGTCGCGGTAAAGCTGTTCGCAATCTCATCGTCGAACATCAACGAATCCAAACCGCACGAGAAAGGCAGCAACCTCACGTGGTTTCAGAACCGGGACGGCGGCCATGGCGTAACGCAGCACACCGGCGGGAGATGGGGGTGGGGGAATTGTCGATGCCCATAACCAGGGAAAGTTGGATGACTCTTGGCAGTTTGAACTGCTTAATGTGGTAGGTAGCGACGACAGTACATCTCGACCCATTCACTGACGGTGACGTCCAGTGCAATCCCCGACAGCGTCGAGGCTTCATCCAGCGAGCGTACCCGCTCGGCCTTCTTTAGGAGCCGGACAGCCTCAGGTCTCGATCAGGGCAGGGGTCGAACCGTATGACCATCACCTGCCAATTACGCAGCAGCCAGCACGTGTCCTTAGCGGTCTGATATGCCTTCAGGTTCATCTATCCTGTCTCGAGGGTGGAATATAGGTGGGATAACAAGATTTCGAATGACGCTGGCGCCGGGAGGAATCTAGCGGGAAAGGTGTTGAAAGGTCAACCGGTTATTAGTGGTGGGCCGTATAGGACTCGAACCTATGACCCGCTGATTAAGAGTCAGCTGCTCTACCAACTGAGCTAACGGCCCGAAAAGATAGGGTTTAGGGTACAAGAGGGTAGGGTAGAGAAGAATCTAAAACGTCGACTTCCAGCTCTACACCCTCCACCCGACACCCTGCACTACGCTGGCGCGCCCAGGGAGACTCGAACTCCCGACCTACTGCTTAGAAGGCAGCCGCTCTATCCGGCTGAGCTATGGGCGCCTGAAAAACAGTGGCTAGTGATTAGTGAAGGAAAGGGGGTTGTTGCTAATCACTGACCACTAATCACTGCATTATCGTGGCGCGCCCAGGGAGATTCGAACTCCCGACCTACGGATTCGAAGTCCGGCGCTCTATCCAGCTGAGCTATGGGCGCGTGGGGTGAACGGAGGGAGTCGAACCCTCAACCCCTGGAGCCACAGTCCAGTGCTCTGCCATTGAGCTACGCTCACCATTCGAACCGCGTACAGCGTTTAAGAATTAGCGTTGAGTCGTTTCTATGCTCTTACCCCCTAAGCCATTATTGGTGCGCCTGGCCCGATTTGAACGGGCGACACACGGCTCCGGAGGCCGTTGCTCTGTCCGGGCTGAGCTACAGGCGCAACAGAACGGGACATCGGGGTTAGGGTGCAGGGATTAAAAAGCCCATCACATACCATCTCTACACCCTTCACCCGACACCCTCTTATATCGTGGTCGGGGCGAGAGGATTTGAACCTCCGACTCCCTGCTCCCAAAGCAGGTGCGCTACCAGGCTGCGCCACGCCCCGCCTTGTATCTTTCTTCATTCCAGCCACCCGACATCAACCTCCGATTAGTTCAAGCTGCGGCAAGCGAGAGATGCTGCAACAACGGTTTTGCTTGCTCGAGGGCACGCGCGCGATGACTGATTCGATTCTTGACGTCCGGTGGAAGTGAGGCCATCGTCACACCGAGGTCGGGAACGATAAAAATAGGATCGTAGCCAAATCCATCGTTTCCGCTAAGAGCCTCAGCAATAATCCCGTGACAGCTCCCATGAAAAATGGCCAACTCTCCCCCTGGACCGGCCATGGCCACCGCACATTGAAAATGAGCCCCCCGCCGAAGGGGCGGCACCCCATCCAACAACTCAAGAATCCGCTGATTACGCTCCATATCCGTCGCTGCCAGACCGAGGTAACGGCCGGAGTGCACCCCGGGCTGTCCTCCGAGAGCGTCCACTTCGAGACCGGAATCATCTGCAAGCGCCCAGTAGCCGCTGAGATCTGCGACCGCCTTCGCCTTGGCGGCGGCGTTCTCCGCGTACGTGACGCCGGATTCGACCGGCGGACTATACCCCTCAAGCGAGGCGAGCGAGAAAAAAGAAATCCTCAGATCGCTGAGGATAGTCACGACTTCTCGAAATTTTCCAGCGTTAGCCGTAGCCAGAACTAACTGCATTCTAGAAACCTCGTTGCCTGATGTCAAGCTGCATCTTCACATCGGCTTTACATCTTCAGGCCGTTGATCTTAGCCCCCAGAAGTTGATATTGAAGATCGACGAGCTTGTCGATGCCTTTCGTCGCCAGGTTGAGCATCTGATCCAACTGAGCCCGGTCGAAGGGAACCTCCTCTGCCGTCCCCTGGATCTCGACGAACCGCTTGGAGCCGGTCATCACCACATTCATATCCACCTCAGCCATGGAGTCCTCGGCATAGTTAAGGTCTAGCAAGAGTTCTCCCTCCACACACCCGACGCTCACGCCGGCCACGAAATCTTTCAGCAGCGGTCCCTTGAGTTGGCCGTTCTCTTGAAGTCGAGAGAGCGCATCGGCCATAGCCACAAAGGCCCCCGTGATGGCGGTCGTTCGAGTCCCTCCGTCAGCCTGGATCACGTCACAATCGATCAGCACTGTCCGCTCCCCCAATTGCGTCAAATCGATGACCGTCCGTAGGGATCGGCCGATGAGGCGCTGGATCTCGAATGTCCGACCGCTGGCCCTTCCGGTCGCCGATTCCCGAGGTGTTCTCGTTTTGGTCGCGCGGGGAAGCATCCCATATTCCGCAGTCACCCATCCCTGACCGGTTGCGCGCAGGAACAGCGGAACCTTTTCCTCTATCGTCGCGGTGCAGAGGACCCTGGTCTGCCCGACCTCAATGAGTAGGGACCCTTCCGCATGCTTGAGGTAACCGCGATCCACCTTCACCGGCCTGATCTCGTCTAACTTCCGACCATCATTTCTCACGGACTCTCCTTTTGCGCGATTGCTCACCAGCCATCCTAGAAGACGTACTGAGGAGGTAGGGCCATTCGTGTATCAATATGTCCTCCC of Candidatus Methylomirabilis tolerans contains these proteins:
- the rph gene encoding ribonuclease PH is translated as MRNDGRKLDEIRPVKVDRGYLKHAEGSLLIEVGQTRVLCTATIEEKVPLFLRATGQGWVTAEYGMLPRATKTRTPRESATGRASGRTFEIQRLIGRSLRTVIDLTQLGERTVLIDCDVIQADGGTRTTAITGAFVAMADALSRLQENGQLKGPLLKDFVAGVSVGCVEGELLLDLNYAEDSMAEVDMNVVMTGSKRFVEIQGTAEEVPFDRAQLDQMLNLATKGIDKLVDLQYQLLGAKINGLKM
- the rdgB gene encoding RdgB/HAM1 family non-canonical purine NTP pyrophosphatase; the protein is MQLVLATANAGKFREVVTILSDLRISFFSLASLEGYSPPVESGVTYAENAAAKAKAVADLSGYWALADDSGLEVDALGGQPGVHSGRYLGLAATDMERNQRILELLDGVPPLRRGAHFQCAVAMAGPGGELAIFHGSCHGIIAEALSGNDGFGYDPIFIVPDLGVTMASLPPDVKNRISHRARALEQAKPLLQHLSLAAA